Below is a window of Nocardia asteroides DNA.
CGACGAGGGTGTCCACGCCCGGCGCGAACCGCACGCAGCCACGCAGCTGCCGCACCCAGTAATCGGGGTCGGTCACCGCGTCGCCGGCGAGCTCACCGGTCACGTTCGACACGATCGGCAGCCGAGGGGACCGATAGTCGATCCCCGCTGCGATGGAACGGAATTCGTCGAGCATCGGATCCATCAGGGCCGAATGGAAAGCGTGGCTGACGCGCAGCCTGCTCGTCCGCACGCCGGCCTCGGCGAGATCGCCTTCGATCTGCTCGATCGCGTCCACGGCGCCGGACAGCACCGTCGACGTGGGGTCGTTGATCCCGGCGATCGAGACCTGGTCGCCGCGCCCGGCGACCAGCTCGGTCGCGCGTTCCTCCCCGACCGCGACGGCGAGCATCGCGCCGCCGGTGGGCAGCGCGCCCATCAACCGGCCGCGCGCCGCCACCAGCGCGCAGGCGTCCGGCAGCGACCAGACGCCGGCCACATAGGCGGCCGCCAGCTCACCGATCGAGTGCCCGATCACCACATCCGGTGTCACGCCGAAGGATTCGAGCAGCCGGAACAGGGCTACCTCGAAGGCGAACAGGGCGGGCTGGGTGTACTCGGTCCGGTCCAGGATCGCGGCGTCGCCGCAGAACAGCACCTCGGTGAGCGAGAATTCCAGCAGCTCGTCGAATTCGGCGCAGACCGTGTCGAGTTCGTCGGCGAAGACCGGGAAGGCGTCGTAGAGCCCGGCGCCCATCTCCAGCCGCTGCGCTCCCTGACCGGTGAACAGGAAGGCCGTGCGACCCGCCCCGGCGGCACCGTCGACGACACCGGTGGCGATCCGCGATCCGGCCAAGTCGGCCAGGCGGGCCAGGATCTCATCGCGATCGGAGCCGAAAACCACACCGCGCGAGTCGAACTGGGTGCGGTTGATCGCGAGCGTGGCGCCCACTTCCGCCAGGTCGGCGTCCGGATGCCGCGACAGCCAATCGCGCAGTCGCGCCGCCTGCGCACGCAGCGCGACATCGGATCGGCCCGATACCAGCAGGGTTGGCACCGGCACGACGGCGGTGGACTGCTTCGGCTCGCCTGCGGTGGCGACGGGCGCCTCTTCCAGCACGACATGCGCGTTGGTGCCACTGATCCCGAACGAGGACACACCCGCACGCCGCACGCGGCTCCCCGCGGTCCACGGTTCGGCTTCGGCCAGCAGCCGGACCGCGCCCGCGGTCCAATCCACATGCGGCGACGGGGTGTCCAGGTGCAGGGTGCGCGGCAGTGTCTCGTGCCGCAGGGCCTGCACCATCTTGATCACACCCGCCACACCGGCGGCGGCCACGGCGTGGCCGATATTGGATTTCAGCGAGCCGATGCGGACCGGCTCGTCGCGGTCCTGACCGTAGGTGGCGATCAGCGCCTGGGCCTCGATCGGGTCGCCCAGGGTGGTGCCGGTGCCGTGCGCCTCGACGGCGTCCACCTCGGCCGCCGTCAGTCCGGCATTGGCCAGCGCCTGCGCGATGACCCGCTCCTGGGACGGCCCGTTGGGCGCGGTCAGGCCGTTGCTCGCGCCGTCCTGGTTCACCGCACTGCCGCGGACCACGGCCAGAATGTCGTGACCGAGTCGTTGGGCATCCGAAAGTCGTTCCAGCACAAGCACACCGGCGCCCTCGGACCAGGCGACGCCGTCGGCGGCGGCCGAGAACGGCTTGCACCGGCCGTCCGGGGCCAGGCCGCGCTGGCGGGCGAAGTCCACGTGCAGGTACGGGCTGGCGGCGACGGTGACACCACCGGCGAGCACCAGCGAACTGTCACCCTGACGCAATGCCTGGCAGGCCAGGTGCAGGGCCACCAGCGACGAGGAGCACGCCGTGTCCACCGTGACCGCGGGCCCTTCCAGGCCGAACGCGTACGCGACGCGGCCGGAGACCACGCTGTGCGAGGTACCGGTGAGCCGGTATCCCTCCAGGTCACCGGTCACCCGGCGGGAATAGCCCGACGAGCACGCGCCGACGTAGACGCCGGTGTCGCCGCCGCGCAGCGAGGTGGGGTCGATGCCTGCGTCCTCGAGCGCTTCCCAGGCGGTCTCGAGCAGCAACCGCTGCTGCGGGTCCATCGCCAGCGCCTCGCGCGGACTGATACCGAAGAACTCGGGATCGAAATCGCCCGCGCTGTCGAGGAATCCGCCGTGGCGGGTGTAGACGGTGCCCGGCTTGCCCGGGTCGGGGTCGAACAGCCGGTCGAGGTCCCAGCCGCGGTCGGTGGGGAACTCCCCGATCGCGTCACGGCCCTCGGCCATCAGGTCCCAGAGGTCCTCGGCGGATCGCACGCCGCCGGGGAAGCGCGCGCCGATGCCGACGATCGCGATCGGCTCGTCGCTGCCCGCCCGCCGGGTCACCCGGCGGGCGCGGCGACCCTGCCCGGTGATCGACGACCGCAGCAGGGTGGCCACGGCGGTCGCGGTGGGGTGATCGAAGACCAGGGTCTTGGGCAGGGCCACGCCGGTGGCCTCGGCCAGCCGGACCTGGAGTTCGACGCCGCTGATGGAGTCGAATCCGAGCTCGGTGAACGGCAGCTCGGGGTGGATCGACCCGGCGGAGTCGTGACCGAGGACGGCGGCGGCGTGCTCACGCACGACATCCAGCAGCACGGCGTCGCGCTGGTATTCGGGCAGGTCGAGCAGGGTCCGGGCGAGCGGACTGTCGTCCCAGGTCTCGACCACGGGTTCGTCGGGGACCGCCACCGCAGCCATGGGGGACGCGACGGGCGACGGGGTCCAGAAGTCGCGACGCTCGAAGGCATAGGTCGGCAGGTCGACGCGCGCGCCACCGGGAACCAGCGCGGGGGGATCCACCGCCAGGCCGGCGCAGTAGGCCGCGACCAGCGACTCGGCGAACCGGTCCAGTTCCCCGCCGATCACGGCGATCTCCGCCGACGATCCGGCGAGCCCGGCCACGGACTCGCCCGGCGCGGTCATGAGCCCAGTGGGCTCGGCGCCCACTGTTACGAATCCGGTGACACCGTCGGCGATCAGCGCGGACACGGATTCGGCGAGTCGATCGGATTCCCGGACGTCCCGGGCCCAGTACGCGGCATCCAGCGAAGCGGTGTCGACCCAGTCGGCAGTGCGTGTGGAGACGAAGGGAGTCGCGCCGGCGCGCGGCCGGATGGCCGCCACTTCGGCGCGCAGCCGCGCCGGGCTCGCGTCGCCCGCCGTGCGGAGGACGACCACCCGGGCCGCGTCGGTGAGCGTCAGGCTCCCGGCGACGTGCGCCGCCGCGATCTCGCCGAGGCCGTCGCCGAGCACCACGGCCGGTTCCACACCCGCCGCCCGCCACATCCGGGCCAGCGCGACCATGATCGCGAAGCGCACCGGACCGGCGACGTCGGCACGGTCCGCCGGCGGGGCGCCCTGGTCACCGCGCAGCACCGCGCCGAGCGACCAGCTCACCCACGGTTCCAGCGCCGCGCCGCAGTCGGCGATCGCCGCGGCGAATTCGCCACTTGCCGTGAGTATTTCACGCGTCGCGTCGACATGCCAGGTGCCGTGATCGGCGAAGACGAACGCGACCCGGCGCCGCGCGGCACGGGTGACGCCACCCTCGGACGCCTCGGCCAGGGCCGACAGCCCGGCCAGCAGTTCCGCCCGGTCGCGGCCGACGACACCGCCGCGCCACTCCAGCTGGGCGCGGGTGGTCAGCAGCGAATGCGCCACGTCGACGGCGTCCAGCTCCGGACGCCGGACCAGCAGGTCGCGCAGTCGGGCCGCCTGCGCGCGAACCCCGGTGTCGGTGCGGGCCGACAGCACCCAGGGCACCGCGGCGAGATCAGCCGTGGGCGCGGGCGCCGCGACCGGCGCCTGCTCCACGATCAGGTGCGCGTTGGACCCACCCATGCCGAAGGAGGACACCGCCGCGCGGCGCACGCCCGCCGCCGACCAGTCCTCGGCACCGGTCACGACGCGGATCCCCAAGTCCGCGAGCGGAATCCGTGGATTCGGGGTCTCGAAGTTGAGGCTGGCCACCAGTTCCCGGCGGCTCAGGCACAACGCGGTCTTGATCAGGCCCGCGATACCGGCGGCGCCCTCCAGGTGACCGATATTGGTCTTCACCGAGCCGACGGCCAAGGGCGCGTCGGCCGCCCGGCCGGGGCCGTAGGTGTCGCCGAGCGCGGCGGCCTCCACCGGATCACCGGCGGGCGTACCGGTGCCGTGCAATTCGACGTACTGCACCGACGACGCCGCGACACCGGCCGCGGACAGCGCGGCACGGATCGCCGACGCCTGCGCGTCCCGGCTCGGGGCGCTCAGCACCCGGCGCTCGTTGCCGGTGTTGACCGCGCTGCCGCGGATCACCGCGTACACCCGGTCGCCGTCGGCGACGGCCGCGGCCAGCGGTTTCAGCACCACCATGCCGCCGCCCTCGCCGCGTACGAAACCGTCGGCCCGCGCGTCGAAGGTGAAGCACGCGCCGCGTGCCGACTGCGCGCCGAACTGCTCGATCCGCGCGCCACTGGCCGGCGACAGGATCAGGTTCAGGCCGCCGGCCAGCGCCACCTCGCTCTCGCCGCTGCGCAGGCTCTCGCACGCCAGATGCACCGCGACCAGCGAGGACGCCTGAGCGCTGTCGACGACGAGACTCGGTCCGGTGAAACCGAAGTGATTGGCGACCCGGTTGGCGATGATGCCGCGCCCGGTGCCCCACAGCGAATGCCTGCTGACGCCTGGCCCGCCGCGCGAGGCCAAGACCTCGGCGAAATCGCTGCCGGTGCTGCCCAGGAACACCCCGCAGCGCGGATTCGCGCGCGCGGTGCCCGCCAGGCCCGCGTCCTCGAGCGCCTCCCAGCTCAGCTCCAGCGCGAGCAACTGCTGTGGATCGACCGCGCGGGCCTCGTTCGGCGAGACGCCGAAGAAGTCCGCGTCGAAACGGCCCACGCTCTCGACGAACCCGGCCCGCTCGGTGAGGTCGGCCCGCCCGCGCGGCGCGGCGCCGATCGCGGCGCGGCCCTCCCTCAGCAACTGCCAGAAACCGTCGAGATCGGCTGCGCCCGGCAATCTGCAGGACATACCGACGATAGCGACGTCACATGCCGATTCGGCCATCTGAACATCCCTTCCGCGAAAGCAAGCTGGGCCCCCGTAGCCCCTGACGAATGAATCTCTGTGGGCTACCGGATCGCGGAGCGAGTCATGTCACCATCGATTCGTAGTTCGAGCTGAAGAGCGGGGTCGGACGAGTCGGCCGATCACAGTCGGGCACAACGGTTTTCACCGCGGATGCGCGCCTGGCGCGGACCGTGTCCGCGAGACGGCCGTGACCCGAGCAGAAGGGCGGGCCAGGCTCCGGCTGGATCCGGCGACAGGCCTGGATCTCAGCGGAAGGGAAGATCAGCGATCGACACTGAAAGCTGACGCGCTACGCCGCCATTCCGGCGACTCTGAGCGCGGCTACGAGGGTGCTGTGCCCGTGTGAACCGGCACAGTCTTCCCTCTCGGGGGTTTCTAGCGGCAGAACAAGACTCATTGAACCTCACAGTATTTGGCCGTTCTCAACCTTGTCAACCGTCCGGTTTCCTCCCGGTTAACCCCCTCGGAGCGGGGGTTCGACCAAGATCGCCGGTGGCCTCGAGCCAGCCCTCTACATCATGGCCGAAATCACGGCCGCGCGCTTGTCGAACCATCCGAGTTCGCCGTGTTCGATGACTGGAAAGTTGCCGGGGCTGGTACCGTTCGACCGTTCCGCGCCGGTCGCGCACCCTCTGCCGCCCGACCCCGCCGGTCCGTTTTCCTGTTCACCGGGGCCGATCGCCCCGGCTGTTGTCGCGTTGCCCCCTGATATCCCGGGCGTCGGGCCCGGCGAGCGGAAGGTGTGATCGCTGCTGCGTCGAGGCTGGTCCGGACTGGTCGCGGCACTACTGACCGCGACGACGGTCGCCACGAGCGGGCCCGCCGTGGCCGACGAATGGTGGCCGTTCGGGGTACTGCCGGATGGGCTCAGCTGCGCGGCCCTCACCCTGCCCGGCCGCGCCGGCGCGTGGCCGTTGCCGATGCACTTCCCCAACACCGGAATCGGTTTGCTGACGATGCCCCTCGCGCCCGCCGGTATCACGGCGCGGCTACCGGCCCGGATCGAGTTGCGTACGCCGCGGGGCGGTTTCAACGAAGCATGGCAGTTCGCGCTGCTCGACGGGAACCTCTACGTGCAGGCCACGGCGGGCGAATCGGGCTGGCGGACGGCGCCGCTGCCCAATTGCCTGCGCGGGCGCATCTCGGCGATCTCGGTGGATCGCAGCCGCCTGGTCGCGCTGGTGCCCGGCGGGCGGGTGTTCACCCTGGACCTGGCGGATCAGACGCCGGAGCTGTGGTGGTGGACGGCGCGGTTCGGGTCGCCGATCTGGCTGGATCCCACGGGAAGCCAGGTCCGGCCGGCCTCGCGGGCCTGGAGCCTGTCGTGGCTGGACCCGGAGTACGTGGAGCTGATCCCGTTCCGGCAGCAGGGTTTCTGGACCGATTCGGCGGGCAAGCAGCAACCGGTGGGCGGGGCAGGCGTGACGACGGTGTTCGTGCTCTCCCCCGAGGGCAATCGCATCGTCATCCTCGACCCCTGGCTGCCCGGCAGCGATCCGCTCCGGATCAGCGACCCGGAGTTCGCCGACGACTACAGCTACGAGCTGCCGGGGCCGCTGGACGGGCGGTTCCAGGCGGTCAACCTCAGCGCGTCGGGGTCGACGACCTTCCTGGTCAACGAGTACGGCGACATGTACACCCGGCTGTGGGACTTCGACATCTCCGGCGCCGACACCCTGTTCTTCTCCTATACCTACGGCGAGAATCCCGATCGCGCCGAGGCGCCGACCAACTTCGACGCCTGGGTCGGCCAGTTCGAGTTCCTCCGGCCGTTCTTTCCCCAGTACACCGGCATCCATCTGCCGCCGCCCGCCTGGGTGCGGCAGCCCAAGGTGCCCGGCGAGATCACCTCGACGATCAGCATCCACACCACGGGCGGTCGATCGGAGCAGCGGGAGCTGCGGGTGGAGGGCCGCGACGGCGGCCGGACCGGGTTCTGGCACAAGCCCGTCGACACGGGCGACTGGTCCTTCACCGCCGACGACCGTCCGCTGTCGGCCGACCTGCTCGACAACCGGCCCGGCGACACCTCGGCACTGACCATGGTCGGCCCGACCGGCGTGCACTACGACTATCGCGACCCGGCGGGCTGGTCGCTGCGCCTGCGCGACTACGACTACGCCGACGACGTGATGCCGATGCGGCTGTGCGCCGCGGACGGCGCCTGCGCCGACCTGAGCCTGTTCCTGGCCGGCACGCCGCGCTTCGGCTGGCAGCCCGAGGGCCTGTCGGACACCCCGCGCACCTACCACGGCCTGCTGCAGGTCCCCGAGTCCGAGTGGAACGCCCTCTCCCCCGCCCTGCGCGCCGTCGCCGAGGAGCTGACCGGGCCGGATCGTGCCGCCAACGTGATGGCGACGTCGAACACCGCCGAGTTCACCCTGCGCACCACCGAGGGATTCCAGGCCGTGCTGCGCCGGTCCTGACAAGAAGAAAGGCCCGGAACCTGGTGGTTCCGGGCCTTTCGTTTGTAGCGGGGACAGGATTTGAACCTGCGACCTCTGGGTTATGAGCCCAGCGAGCTACCGAGCTGCTCCACCCCGCGTCGGTGAATACAACATTACACACGGGTTAGCGCGGATGCCAAATCGCCAGGTCACACCAGCATTTCCACCACTTGTCCGCGATCTTCGGCGCACCTCGGAGCGCGCGGGCGGGAGCGAATGTGATGTAGGACACAATCGACCTCGAAGGTGGCTCGCTTCAATCGGTGACGGGGGTCACTATTTCGCGGTGATCTCGGGCACATAACGACGCAATAACAGACCGACCGGAATCCAGGTATTCCCCGAGGTTATGCACCGTAAACATTGGTAAGACGTCTATTTCATTCACAGAATTGCGACGTTATCAAGATGTGATCGACGCGGATTTATTGGTTAGCGTCTCCTCCATGACTGAGACCCGGAAATTCAGCACCCGCGCCCTTGGCGTCGCCGCCATCACCGGCGCCCTTGTTGCCGTTCCGTTCAGCCTCGCCACCGGCACCGCCTCCGCCGCCACGCACAACTGGGACGGCGTCGCCCAGTGCGAGAGCGGCGGCAACTGGGGTATCAACACCGGCAACGGCTACTACGGTGGCCTGCAGTTCTCGCAGAGCACCTGGGCGGCCAACGGCGGCCAGGGCTCGGCGCACAACGCCAGCAAGGAAGAGCAGATCCGGGTCGCCGAGAACGTGCTCGCCACCCAGGGCGTCGGCGCGTGGCCGCACTGCGGCCGGTACCTGCAGGCGGGCACCTCCGAGCCCGAGCCCGCCGTCGTCGAAGAGCCCGCCGTCGAGCAGTTGCCCGCGCCGGTGAAGACCGACGTCCAGAACGCCGTCGAGCAGGCCAAGGCCGCCGGTCAGGCGCTGGCCGAGCAGTACGGCGTGGCCGGCCAGTACCAGGAACTGCTCACCGCCAGTGCTCCGCTGATCGCCTCGATCGGCGGCTGATCCACCGTTCCCCCTGCACGAGAAAGGCCCCGCCGACCGGCGGGGCCTTTCTTGTCGATCCGGGACGGTTACCGGCCGCCCGCGTCCTGGTACGCCTTCACCGCGGCGTCCAGTTCCTCGAGCGCCTTACCGAAATCGGTGAAGTTGCCCGTGCGCATCGCCGTGCGCACCGCCTCGATCTTGCGGCTGAGCTCGGCGGCCGCGGCCTCCTGCGCGGTGGAACCGGCGGGCGGCGTCGTCCCCTGCGGCGGGGTCGTGCCGTTGGCCGGCGGGGTGGTGCCCTGATCCACCGGCGGCGTCACCCCCGGTTTCGGCTTCACCGCCGGGTCACCGCCGAACGGTGTGGCCAGCGAACCCGAACCGGGCAGCACCTGGTTCAGCGCGTCGGCCAGCGTCGCCGCGTAGCCCACCTTCACACTGCCCGCCGCGTCGCGGTAGCTGACCAGCACGCGCAGCAGCTGCGGGAAGGTCGAGGAACCGGTGTTGCGTTCGTTGTAGAACGGTTCGACGTAGAGGATGCCGCCGTCGGCCACCGGCAGGGTGAGCAGATTGCCGTAGCGGATCTTGTTCGAGTTCGACAGCAGGGTCTTCTCCCGGGACACCGCGTCGGCGGTGGTCATCGAGTTCTGGGTCTGCTGCGGACCCTGAGTCTGGGTCTCCACCGGTAGCTGCAGCACGGTGAACTTGCCGTACCCGTCGGGGTCGGAGCGCACCGAGATGTAGGCCGAGAGGAACTGGCGGTTGTAGCCGACCATCGCCGAGGTCAGGTTGAACACCGGCTTGTTGGTCTTCGGATCACCCAGCAGCACGTAGTACGGCGGCTGGTTGAAGGTGCCGCCCTCGATGGTGGGATCGCTGGGGACCGACCAGAACGCGTTGTTGGTGAAGAACTCACGCGGGTTGTCCACGTGGTACTTGGTCAGCATGTCGCGCTGGACCTTGAACAGGTCCTCCGGGTAGCGGAAGTGCGCGCGCAGTTCCGGGGAGATCTCGGACTCGGGCTTCACCGCGTTCGGGAACACCCCGCGCCAGGCCTTGAGCACCGGGTCGGCGGTGTCGGTCTCGTACAGGGTGACGGTGCCGTCGTAGGCGTCGACGGTGGCCTTCACCGAGTTGCGGATGTAGCTGACCTCCTTGCGCGGGATCACCCGGCCGGTCTTCTTGTCGATGCTGTCCTCGACCGCGCCGTCGAGCGAGGTCGACTGGGCGTAGGGGTACTTGTCGAGAGTGGTGTAGGCGTCGACGATCCAGACGATGCGCTCACCGACGACCGCCGGGTAGGCGTTGCCGTCGGTGGTCAGCCACGGCGCGACCTTCTGCACCCGCTCGCGCGGACCGCGGTTGTACAGGATCTTGGAATCGTCACTGATCGCCGAGGAGAACAAGATGTTGCGCTCGGCGTACTTGGCCGCGAAGGCCAGGCGGTTGAACCAGTTGCCGATCGGCACGCCGCCGCTGCCCTCGTAGGTGTAGGAGGCCTGGTCGGAGTCGTACTCGCGCGGCGCCTGGCCGTCGGCGGCGCCGACGATGGCGTAGTCGGGATCGGACTGGGCGATCAGTTCGCCGTAGTAGATCCGCGGCTGCTCGACCTTGATCTGCTGGTCGTCCATCTTGGTGAACAGGTCGCTCACCATGAACAGCGGATAGCCGGAATCGCTGCCGCCCAGCGGACTCTGCGCGTCGGACTGCGGCTTGTTCACCCGGTTGGCCGGGGCGGCGACGAAACCGTTGCCGTGGGTGTAGACGGTGTGCTGGTTGATCCAGTCCTTCTGGTTGCCCGAGAGCGCTTCCGGATGCAGCTCACGCGCGGCGACGATGTAGTCCTGGGTGTCGCCGTTGAGCGTGTAGCGGTCGATGTCGAGCGATTCGGGGAAGCCGTAGAAGTTCTTGCGCTGCTGCAGCTGGGTGAACGTGGGCGAGAGGATGTTCGGGTCGAGCAGGCGGGCGTTGCCGATGGTCGCCGCGTCCGCGGGGACCTCGAGCGGGTTCTTCTTGCTCTCGCCCTGGTAGTCCTGATACTCGACCTTGTCGTCGGTGATGCCGTACGCCTGGCGCGTCGCGAGGATGTTGCGCTCGATGTACGGACTCTCCTTGTCCGCGGCGTTCGGGCGCACCGAGAACTGCTCGACGACCATCGGCCAGACCGCGCCGACCAGGATCGACGACAGCACCAGCAGCGCGGCCGCCATCGCGGGTACCCGCAGGTCGCGCAGCACGATGCCGGCGAAGAACGCGATCGCGCAGATCACCGCGATCGAGAGCAGGATCAGCTTGGCGGGCAGTACCGCGTTGATGTCGGTGTAGGACGGACCACCGAAGGTGGGCTCCTTGCGGGTGCTCGACAGCAGGTCGTAGCGGTCGAACCAGTAGGCCACGGCCTTGAGCAGCACGAAGATTCCGGCCAGCACCGCCAGCTGGATGCGCGCCGCCCTGGTCAGCGTGCCCTCACGCCCGGCCAGCCGCAGGCCACCGAACACGTAGTGGGTCACCAGGTTCGCGAAGAACGCGATCACCACGGCCACGAACAGCCAGTTCAGCACCATCCGGTAGAACGGCAGATCGAAGGCGTAGAAGCCGACGTCGAGGTGGAACTGCGGGTCCTGCTCGCCGAACTCACCACCGTGCAGGAACAGCTGCACCGTGGCCCAGTTCGACTGCGCGACCAGACCGGACAGCAACCCGAGCAGCACCGGGATGCCGACGCCGAACAGCCGCAGCCTGCCCATCACCGTGGTGCGGTAGCGCGCGATCGGGTCGTTGGGACCGGCCACCGGCACGAACACCGGCCGCGACCGGTACGCCAGCAGCAGCGCGCCCCACACGACGAGGCCGACGAACAGCGCGACCACGACGAACAGGATCAGCCGCGTGCGCAACACACCCAGATAGACGCTGCGATAGCCGACTTCCCCGAACCACAACCAGTTGGTGTAGGCGTCGGTGAAGCGGGGCCCGAGCAGCAGCAGCGCCGCGAGGACGACTGCCGCCACGAGCAGCACTCGGCTGCGTCGGGACAACGAAGGTAAGCCGGTGGGGGGCCGCATGCCCACGGTGCCACTCTCCAAGGGTCCGGCGGCGACCCGCGCCGGTGATCGGCGCAGACACCGCAGTCCGATGTTGCGGATGGTCCGTTACCGGACCGTTGGCGCCCACTCTACGGAAATCGGACACCGTGCAAGCGGCTGGGCCGAAAATGATTGGATGGGCGGGTGACCGATGACCAGCACGCCGAAGTCGTCCTCGCCCGCTGTGTGCGCGAGGTCGTCGAGTTCGCCGACGCCGAGGGCTGGGGCAACCCGCCGCAGATGTTCGCCCTGGTTCCGACCGCCGACCTGGTCGCGGCCGAACCCGACCTGCAGGATCAGCTCGACGACGGCAGCGAACTCACGCCCATCGCGCAGGAGGCCTTCCCCGACGACATCACCGGCGGGTCGATGGCGCTCGACGAGTTCCTCGCGACCACCACCTGGCCGCCTGCCGTCGAGGGCTGCGTACTGGTCCAGGAGATCGTGGTGCTGCCGCCCGACGCGGAGAGCGATCTCGACGAGGCGCTCGTGCCGCTGCTGGCCGACTCCGACGCCGCCGACGCCGCCGGGCGCGCCGCGGCCCACGCCCACCCCGGCCGGCGCGACGCGCGGCTCATCGCCGGCGTGCTGCGCCAGGGCACCTCGCTGTGCCTGCTGCAGATCCGCCCCGAGGACGACGACGGCTTCGGCGACCTCGACCTGCGCACCTATCCGAATCTGGCGCCGGGCCTGGTCCAGGCCCTGCACCACACGCTGGAGT
It encodes the following:
- a CDS encoding transglycosylase family protein, whose product is MTETRKFSTRALGVAAITGALVAVPFSLATGTASAATHNWDGVAQCESGGNWGINTGNGYYGGLQFSQSTWAANGGQGSAHNASKEEQIRVAENVLATQGVGAWPHCGRYLQAGTSEPEPAVVEEPAVEQLPAPVKTDVQNAVEQAKAAGQALAEQYGVAGQYQELLTASAPLIASIGG
- a CDS encoding UPF0182 family protein translates to MGMRPPTGLPSLSRRSRVLLVAAVVLAALLLLGPRFTDAYTNWLWFGEVGYRSVYLGVLRTRLILFVVVALFVGLVVWGALLLAYRSRPVFVPVAGPNDPIARYRTTVMGRLRLFGVGIPVLLGLLSGLVAQSNWATVQLFLHGGEFGEQDPQFHLDVGFYAFDLPFYRMVLNWLFVAVVIAFFANLVTHYVFGGLRLAGREGTLTRAARIQLAVLAGIFVLLKAVAYWFDRYDLLSSTRKEPTFGGPSYTDINAVLPAKLILLSIAVICAIAFFAGIVLRDLRVPAMAAALLVLSSILVGAVWPMVVEQFSVRPNAADKESPYIERNILATRQAYGITDDKVEYQDYQGESKKNPLEVPADAATIGNARLLDPNILSPTFTQLQQRKNFYGFPESLDIDRYTLNGDTQDYIVAARELHPEALSGNQKDWINQHTVYTHGNGFVAAPANRVNKPQSDAQSPLGGSDSGYPLFMVSDLFTKMDDQQIKVEQPRIYYGELIAQSDPDYAIVGAADGQAPREYDSDQASYTYEGSGGVPIGNWFNRLAFAAKYAERNILFSSAISDDSKILYNRGPRERVQKVAPWLTTDGNAYPAVVGERIVWIVDAYTTLDKYPYAQSTSLDGAVEDSIDKKTGRVIPRKEVSYIRNSVKATVDAYDGTVTLYETDTADPVLKAWRGVFPNAVKPESEISPELRAHFRYPEDLFKVQRDMLTKYHVDNPREFFTNNAFWSVPSDPTIEGGTFNQPPYYVLLGDPKTNKPVFNLTSAMVGYNRQFLSAYISVRSDPDGYGKFTVLQLPVETQTQGPQQTQNSMTTADAVSREKTLLSNSNKIRYGNLLTLPVADGGILYVEPFYNERNTGSSTFPQLLRVLVSYRDAAGSVKVGYAATLADALNQVLPGSGSLATPFGGDPAVKPKPGVTPPVDQGTTPPANGTTPPQGTTPPAGSTAQEAAAAELSRKIEAVRTAMRTGNFTDFGKALEELDAAVKAYQDAGGR
- a CDS encoding PPA1309 family protein, translated to MTDDQHAEVVLARCVREVVEFADAEGWGNPPQMFALVPTADLVAAEPDLQDQLDDGSELTPIAQEAFPDDITGGSMALDEFLATTTWPPAVEGCVLVQEIVVLPPDAESDLDEALVPLLADSDAADAAGRAAAHAHPGRRDARLIAGVLRQGTSLCLLQIRPEDDDGFGDLDLRTYPNLAPGLVQALHHTLE